A single window of uncultured Methanospirillum sp. DNA harbors:
- the hisA gene encoding 1-(5-phosphoribosyl)-5-[(5-phosphoribosylamino)methylideneamino]imidazole-4-carboxamide isomerase, which produces MKVFPAVDILGGSCVQLVQGKRESATTYGDPLTCARTWLSKGAEALHIVNLDGAFGSSAANAEQIRRVIDDTGVETQLGGGIRSLEDARSWLDTGIDRVILSTFAVNSPDCLVTLSEEFGSDRIMAGADARQGQIVVDGWERQAGDYLDWAELFISKGAGSLLYTNVNVEGLCRGIEAEPVKLLTSRVTAPVIVAGGITSIADVSTLKDCGAAGIVLGSGLYTGKITLEEALEAS; this is translated from the coding sequence ATGAAGGTCTTTCCTGCAGTAGATATCCTTGGAGGCAGTTGTGTGCAGCTTGTCCAGGGAAAGCGTGAGTCCGCAACCACATACGGGGATCCACTCACCTGTGCCAGGACCTGGCTCTCTAAAGGAGCAGAGGCTCTTCACATCGTCAATCTGGACGGGGCATTCGGATCGTCTGCGGCAAATGCAGAACAGATCAGAAGAGTCATTGATGACACAGGTGTTGAGACCCAGCTCGGTGGCGGGATCCGTTCGCTTGAAGATGCACGTTCATGGCTCGACACCGGCATAGATCGTGTTATCCTAAGCACCTTTGCGGTGAACAGTCCGGACTGCCTTGTCACTCTGTCAGAAGAGTTTGGTTCAGATCGCATTATGGCAGGAGCAGATGCAAGACAGGGGCAGATCGTCGTTGACGGGTGGGAACGCCAGGCAGGAGATTATCTTGACTGGGCTGAACTCTTCATCTCAAAAGGGGCAGGTTCACTTCTTTATACCAACGTGAACGTGGAGGGGCTCTGCAGGGGAATAGAAGCAGAGCCTGTGAAGCTGCTCACCAGCAGGGTTACGGCCCCGGTCATCGTTGCAGGAGGGATCACAAGTATTGCAGATGTTTCCACATTGAAGGACTGTGGCGCTGCAGGAATTGTTTTAGGATCCGGACTGTATACCGGAAAGATAACGCTTGAAGAGGCACTAGAGGCATCATGA
- a CDS encoding 50S ribosomal protein L10: protein MPLYTAHLPKWKKDEISEIKKLSEEYKLTGLVDMYGIPARQVQDIRRNLKGRAELRMTRNTLIEHALGEMGGEIKDLGGKLDGHSALIFTNVNPFKLYSMLEKTKTKMAARPGELAPTDIVVEKGPTSFKPGPIVGELQQAGIPAAIEAGKVTIRETKTVVKEGQEISKKLADALAKLDVKPMDVGLLLQAAFFEGTVYESDVLAIDEVAFYNNIITAAKQAFNLSLNASIPTKDTAADLLTKAVREARNVAVEAAVVSDDVMDAIIGKAQSQAMALQSVVQ, encoded by the coding sequence ATGCCACTGTACACTGCACACCTTCCCAAGTGGAAAAAGGACGAGATCTCTGAGATCAAAAAGCTCTCGGAAGAGTACAAGCTTACCGGCCTCGTCGATATGTACGGTATCCCCGCACGTCAGGTGCAGGACATCCGTCGCAATCTGAAAGGCAGGGCAGAACTTCGAATGACGAGAAACACCCTGATCGAACACGCCCTCGGAGAGATGGGCGGGGAGATCAAGGATCTCGGTGGCAAGCTCGACGGACACTCTGCACTCATCTTCACGAATGTCAATCCTTTCAAGCTCTACAGTATGCTTGAGAAGACCAAGACGAAGATGGCTGCACGTCCGGGTGAACTCGCACCAACCGATATCGTCGTCGAAAAAGGTCCAACCAGTTTCAAACCAGGTCCGATCGTAGGAGAACTCCAGCAGGCAGGTATCCCGGCAGCCATTGAGGCAGGCAAGGTTACCATCCGTGAGACCAAGACGGTCGTCAAGGAAGGCCAGGAGATATCAAAGAAGCTTGCAGACGCCCTTGCCAAGCTGGATGTCAAACCGATGGATGTCGGTCTGCTCCTGCAGGCAGCCTTCTTTGAAGGTACAGTCTACGAGTCTGATGTCCTTGCGATCGACGAGGTTGCGTTCTACAACAACATCATCACCGCTGCTAAACAGGCATTCAACCTCTCACTCAACGCTTCAATCCCGACAAAGGATACTGCAGCTGACCTGCTTACCAAGGCAGTTCGTGAGGCACGTAACGTTGCAGTTGAGGCTGCTGTTGTCAGCGACGATGTCATGGATGCAATCATCGGAAAGGCACAGTCACAGGCTATGGCACTGCAGTCTGTGGTTCAATGA
- a CDS encoding histone family protein, with product MADLPIAAVVRIAKKNGAERVGSDAATALVDKAEEYIATLTKEANRLAQHAGRKTIKDEDVKMAAENA from the coding sequence ATGGCAGACTTACCTATTGCAGCAGTTGTAAGAATCGCAAAGAAGAACGGGGCTGAACGTGTGGGAAGCGATGCAGCAACAGCACTCGTTGATAAGGCTGAAGAATACATTGCAACCCTAACAAAGGAAGCAAATCGCCTTGCACAGCACGCAGGCAGAAAGACGATCAAGGATGAAGACGTCAAGATGGCAGCAGAGAATGCCTGA
- a CDS encoding UPF0146 family protein, whose translation MSGYKHIETSIAQYIAGRYRSVLEIGSGHNTHAAELIQRAGVSVTCSDLTIPLGILLVPFMVLDVCAVNESITDVECILAIRPIEEMMGPLIRFASRCDADLLVYHLGFEGYSHPHRIIDCGVPLCLYVTRQS comes from the coding sequence ATGAGCGGGTATAAACATATTGAGACGTCAATTGCCCAATATATTGCGGGGCGATACCGCTCAGTGCTTGAGATCGGTTCAGGTCATAACACCCATGCTGCTGAGTTGATCCAGCGAGCAGGGGTATCTGTGACCTGCAGCGACCTTACAATTCCACTAGGAATCCTGTTGGTTCCATTCATGGTTCTCGATGTCTGTGCGGTTAATGAGAGCATCACAGATGTCGAATGCATCCTTGCCATCAGGCCGATAGAAGAGATGATGGGACCTCTCATCAGGTTTGCATCCCGGTGTGACGCCGATCTGCTGGTGTATCATCTTGGGTTTGAAGGATATTCTCACCCACACCGGATCATCGACTGCGGAGTGCCCCTTTGTCTGTATGTTACCCGCCAAAGCTGA
- a CDS encoding methanogenesis marker 2 protein yields the protein MGEYTCSTELIAKAVREYEGVRRKSEIGAMVHDLKLDCPGVIASFGEDAAVIQNNGDALLLAADGIWSRLMDADPYWAGYCAVLVNIHDIAAMGGRPLAMVDVFSISSGSIRDAVIAGMRDASAQFGVPIVGGHLHPDTPYSVIDIAILGVAPLDGVIYSSTAQAGDLIVVAIDMDGRVHPSCALNWDSATLRTAAEVRAQIHVLEVLGTRHLVTAGKDISNPGIIGTLGMLLEVSGMGARVDLAAIPRPDDSHNIPFEQWVRMYPGMGFVLTLKEQHRDEVISLFSDVGMTAQVIGTVNDSKDLRIVHGDEDTSVFDFSGCGGITHLGSEERCTRVS from the coding sequence ATGGGAGAGTACACCTGTTCCACCGAACTGATTGCCAAAGCAGTCAGGGAGTATGAAGGCGTCAGACGCAAGAGTGAGATCGGTGCGATGGTACATGATCTCAAGCTTGACTGTCCTGGTGTAATTGCTTCATTCGGAGAAGATGCTGCAGTTATACAAAATAATGGGGATGCCCTTCTCCTTGCTGCAGACGGTATCTGGAGCAGACTCATGGATGCGGATCCATACTGGGCAGGGTATTGTGCTGTTCTTGTTAATATTCACGACATAGCCGCAATGGGTGGACGTCCCCTGGCGATGGTTGATGTCTTTTCAATATCATCTGGTTCGATTCGTGATGCCGTTATTGCAGGGATGCGTGACGCATCAGCCCAGTTTGGTGTCCCGATAGTCGGCGGCCATCTTCACCCTGACACACCGTACAGTGTCATTGATATTGCAATTCTGGGTGTTGCACCTCTCGACGGGGTCATCTACAGCAGTACCGCACAGGCGGGTGACCTGATTGTTGTCGCCATCGATATGGACGGGAGGGTTCATCCTTCCTGCGCCCTGAACTGGGACAGTGCAACTCTACGGACAGCAGCTGAGGTTCGGGCACAGATCCATGTGCTTGAGGTGCTCGGTACTCGTCACCTGGTGACTGCCGGGAAGGATATCTCGAACCCTGGTATCATCGGGACACTCGGTATGCTTCTCGAGGTATCAGGAATGGGGGCACGAGTGGATCTTGCTGCTATTCCACGGCCAGATGACAGTCACAATATTCCCTTTGAGCAGTGGGTCAGGATGTACCCCGGGATGGGTTTTGTACTTACGCTGAAAGAGCAGCATCGCGATGAAGTTATCTCACTCTTCTCTGATGTTGGGATGACGGCGCAGGTCATCGGTACAGTGAATGACTCAAAGGATCTCAGAATTGTACATGGGGACGAAGACACAAGTGTGTTTGACTTCTCCGGGTGTGGTGGGATAACCCATCTGGGTTCAGAGGAGAGATGCACCAGGGTCTCATAG
- a CDS encoding archaemetzincin family Zn-dependent metalloprotease, with amino-acid sequence MDIQIFWDRGAPQGLEIPVGRTITQILDIPVQVFTNPLLYNGFSISRHQFDATAILSCIDTYKRRNNIEAPLLLVINDDIFRPASRYVFGLARPRTGSAVVSAARLRNEFWDLPADDKVLCDRIVSEGAHEIGHLFGLEHCTLDERCVMANPGCLDDLDHKKSWLCDECKAKLQNAQTICIR; translated from the coding sequence ATGGATATCCAAATATTCTGGGATCGGGGAGCACCACAGGGCCTTGAGATCCCGGTGGGACGTACCATCACCCAGATCCTGGATATCCCGGTGCAGGTATTTACCAATCCTCTCCTCTATAACGGATTTTCTATCAGCAGGCATCAGTTTGATGCTACTGCCATCCTCTCCTGTATTGATACCTACAAGCGGAGGAACAATATCGAAGCACCCCTCCTCCTAGTGATCAATGACGATATCTTCAGGCCCGCATCACGGTACGTCTTCGGGCTTGCACGTCCCAGGACAGGATCAGCAGTGGTATCGGCAGCCAGGCTCAGGAATGAGTTCTGGGATCTTCCAGCCGACGATAAAGTACTGTGTGATCGGATCGTCTCCGAGGGTGCACACGAGATAGGGCATCTTTTCGGCCTTGAGCATTGTACTTTAGATGAACGCTGTGTTATGGCAAACCCTGGATGCCTTGATGATCTGGATCATAAAAAATCCTGGCTCTGCGACGAGTGCAAAGCCAAGCTACAGAATGCACAAACGATCTGCATCAGGTAA
- the hisB gene encoding imidazoleglycerol-phosphate dehydratase HisB produces MRTGSVSRETKETKIRIDLNLDGTGICQISTGVPFFDHMLDSFGRHGRFDLSVQADGDLAVGPHHTVEDIAIVIGAAFRDAVGEGRGIRRFAHAIIPMDEARVMVTTDISGRPYCVFSGSFSGSVEGVLEPYLIEHFFTSFASSARITLHLEGTGRSDHHLCEAFFKACGVTLYEATRITDPNGSIPSTKGVL; encoded by the coding sequence ATGAGGACAGGATCAGTTTCACGCGAGACCAAAGAGACAAAGATCAGGATCGATCTCAATCTGGACGGAACCGGGATATGCCAGATCAGTACCGGAGTGCCGTTCTTCGATCATATGCTCGACTCATTTGGAAGGCATGGAAGGTTTGATCTTTCAGTCCAGGCAGACGGAGACCTGGCTGTAGGGCCACATCATACCGTTGAAGATATTGCCATCGTCATTGGTGCCGCATTCAGGGATGCAGTCGGAGAGGGCAGAGGAATCAGGAGGTTTGCCCATGCAATCATCCCGATGGATGAGGCCAGGGTAATGGTCACTACCGATATAAGCGGCAGACCATACTGTGTCTTTTCAGGTTCATTCAGTGGTTCTGTAGAAGGGGTTCTGGAGCCGTATCTGATTGAGCATTTCTTTACATCCTTTGCCTCATCAGCACGCATCACGCTCCATCTCGAAGGTACAGGGCGATCAGATCATCACCTGTGCGAGGCTTTCTTCAAAGCATGTGGTGTCACTCTGTATGAGGCAACCCGTATTACTGATCCAAACGGAAGTATCCCAAGTACAAAAGGGGTACTCTGA
- the rpl12p gene encoding 50S ribosomal protein P1 — MEYIYAALLLHKAGKDVNESAVQAVLSAAGIAVNESRVKALVAALDGVDIEDAISKAAVAPVAVAAAAPAAGAAPAAAEEEPKEDKKAEEESGMAGLGALFG, encoded by the coding sequence ATGGAGTATATCTACGCTGCACTCCTCCTGCACAAGGCAGGTAAGGATGTCAACGAATCCGCAGTTCAGGCAGTTCTCTCTGCCGCTGGTATCGCAGTTAACGAATCCCGTGTAAAGGCACTGGTAGCAGCACTTGATGGAGTCGACATCGAGGACGCTATCAGCAAGGCAGCAGTTGCACCAGTCGCTGTAGCCGCAGCAGCACCAGCAGCAGGCGCAGCCCCCGCTGCAGCAGAAGAGGAGCCAAAAGAAGACAAGAAGGCAGAGGAAGAGAGCGGTATGGCAGGGCTTGGTGCCCTGTTCGGATAA
- the mtxX gene encoding methanogenesis marker protein Mmp4/MtxX — translation MHQGLIGIGAAVDPERVARSIANSSVADNVVCYTDPDTASHFSFPCQVRTADSPGEMLVSDLASGQIVAAVRGTLPASKTLSALKHAYGVQDLERIVLLESAAGKQFFLAPVGIDEGWTISQKVSLIRKGKEIAVGAGLSGTVGILSGGRLGDAGRHPAVDRSMADAELVARITGARHYEILIEDAIAECGLIIAPDGITGNLIFRTLLYAGKGASHGAPVVNIPGIFVDTSRVNPDYSNALNLAASMSFR, via the coding sequence ATGCACCAGGGTCTCATAGGCATTGGTGCTGCTGTTGATCCAGAACGGGTTGCCCGGAGTATCGCGAACTCATCTGTTGCAGACAACGTTGTCTGTTACACAGATCCTGACACTGCATCACACTTTTCTTTTCCCTGCCAGGTAAGAACAGCAGACTCTCCCGGGGAGATGTTGGTATCAGATCTGGCATCTGGTCAGATCGTTGCAGCGGTCAGGGGTACCCTTCCTGCCAGCAAGACCCTCTCAGCACTCAAACATGCATATGGTGTGCAGGATCTTGAACGAATTGTGCTCCTGGAGTCTGCAGCCGGAAAGCAGTTCTTCCTCGCCCCGGTTGGAATTGATGAAGGATGGACCATCAGCCAGAAGGTATCACTCATCAGAAAGGGAAAGGAGATAGCAGTCGGCGCAGGGCTCTCAGGCACCGTCGGTATCCTCTCTGGTGGACGACTCGGTGATGCAGGGAGGCATCCTGCAGTGGACCGGAGTATGGCTGATGCTGAACTTGTCGCACGAATCACCGGGGCCAGACACTATGAGATCCTGATCGAGGATGCTATCGCCGAATGCGGTCTAATCATCGCTCCTGATGGTATAACCGGTAACCTGATCTTCAGGACACTGCTCTATGCCGGGAAAGGGGCTTCGCATGGGGCACCTGTTGTAAATATCCCCGGAATCTTCGTAGATACTTCGCGCGTTAACCCAGATTATTCAAATGCCCTAAATCTGGCAGCATCGATGAGCTTCAGATAA
- a CDS encoding replication factor C large subunit translates to MFPQEMVDVAVRTLACDAAIPWRSALSGAMLNGSGMDWAEKYRPRHLADLVGNKESIRQMVTWAQTWTPDSEALLLYGKPGIGKTSAANALATDMNWEVVELNASDQRTKSVIERVAGTSASTGSLLGSGRKLIILDEADNLQGNADRGGARAIVDVIKKASQPIILIANDLYGLDSAIRSLCMKVQFRAAQAKTITPRLKEICIKEEISCDIHALSDISDRAGGDIRSAVTMLFAATIGRSELKEDDLATSRKDNRSTIFDLVAATLHQNPSRPLTDIAFEVDETPDTEMQWIEGNIGLMKDQAAICRAYQAVSRADEYLGRTFRSQYYTLWRYATATMLLGVNDAACGSGGYMKIMPPERWRRMSTAKRQKSAREQLLSRLGRTMHMAAGTVRSGYLMPVSFLAQQNPDEYAEEFSLDLDQLDLLIQDSEIAKSVIKKIEDRRKEVEKELKKRQKEEAKTAQKARKIAEKQAPLPPAAPAKIEEQTSADLKEEQNTGKTPEEKSGKAEKSPSQSTLFSFGG, encoded by the coding sequence ATGTTTCCTCAGGAAATGGTAGATGTCGCAGTTAGAACACTGGCATGCGACGCTGCAATCCCCTGGAGGAGCGCTTTATCTGGTGCCATGCTGAATGGATCAGGAATGGACTGGGCAGAGAAATATCGTCCACGGCATCTTGCTGACCTGGTCGGAAATAAAGAATCCATACGCCAGATGGTTACCTGGGCGCAGACCTGGACACCAGACTCAGAGGCACTCCTCCTGTATGGCAAACCCGGGATCGGAAAGACATCAGCGGCCAATGCACTTGCCACCGACATGAACTGGGAGGTTGTTGAACTCAATGCGAGTGATCAGCGGACCAAATCTGTCATCGAACGTGTTGCCGGCACAAGTGCCAGCACAGGTTCCCTGCTTGGATCAGGAAGAAAACTGATCATTCTTGATGAGGCAGATAATCTGCAGGGTAATGCAGACCGCGGCGGAGCACGAGCCATAGTTGACGTCATAAAAAAAGCAAGTCAGCCGATCATCCTCATTGCCAACGATCTCTACGGACTTGATAGCGCCATCAGGTCGCTCTGTATGAAAGTTCAGTTCAGGGCTGCCCAGGCAAAGACCATAACACCCAGGCTGAAAGAGATCTGCATCAAAGAGGAGATCTCCTGTGATATACATGCGCTCAGCGATATTTCAGACAGGGCAGGCGGGGATATCAGGTCAGCAGTCACCATGCTCTTTGCAGCCACAATCGGGAGATCAGAGCTTAAGGAAGATGACCTCGCGACATCACGCAAAGATAACAGGTCTACAATTTTTGATCTGGTTGCTGCCACATTGCACCAGAACCCTTCACGTCCCCTGACAGATATCGCCTTTGAGGTGGATGAGACACCGGATACCGAGATGCAATGGATTGAGGGCAATATCGGGCTCATGAAAGATCAGGCTGCCATCTGCAGGGCATATCAGGCGGTATCAAGAGCGGATGAATATTTAGGCAGGACTTTCAGGAGCCAGTATTATACCCTCTGGCGGTACGCAACCGCAACTATGCTTCTCGGGGTGAACGACGCAGCCTGTGGATCGGGAGGGTACATGAAGATCATGCCCCCCGAGCGATGGAGACGGATGTCCACAGCTAAGCGGCAGAAGTCAGCGCGTGAACAACTCCTCTCACGACTCGGCAGGACCATGCATATGGCTGCAGGTACGGTCCGGAGCGGGTACCTGATGCCGGTCTCATTCCTTGCACAACAGAACCCTGACGAATACGCGGAAGAGTTCTCACTTGATCTTGATCAACTGGACCTCCTGATACAGGATTCAGAGATCGCTAAATCTGTTATCAAAAAGATTGAGGATCGCAGGAAAGAGGTAGAGAAAGAACTTAAAAAGAGACAGAAAGAGGAGGCAAAGACAGCACAAAAAGCGAGGAAAATCGCAGAGAAACAGGCACCTCTCCCTCCAGCTGCTCCCGCGAAGATAGAGGAGCAGACATCTGCAGATCTCAAGGAAGAGCAGAATACAGGAAAAACACCAGAAGAGAAGAGCGGAAAAGCAGAGAAATCACCATCACAATCCACGCTCTTCAGCTTTGGCGGGTAA